Proteins encoded in a region of the Dreissena polymorpha isolate Duluth1 chromosome 6, UMN_Dpol_1.0, whole genome shotgun sequence genome:
- the LOC127835311 gene encoding uncharacterized protein LOC127835311 isoform X2, with translation MKITEIVSYSLLTATGLQSVVFLTITITWRRERSENNEHKTSELCTDCKDLLPHYDYNGIASKVEKLRKSQDSRCCGGTGEIIRLAAQKETTDMFFNRIRYMVTEAVYQMCDSYVEQTPYVRAVEITRYIAVGAVYQLLWNKNGRTVTQPSIHHITHLQDEGEIFIRRAGLYKVTSQLVIDTNGTISDRIFSHFIYVLSHKYGTRRILGERKSSLLDRQNTISILSAVFNLDLHDRLSVAITNPVHIDTRNNDNVFSVHFVDSK, from the exons ATGAAG ATAACCGAAATCGTGAGCTATAGCCTTCTAACGGCCACAGGTCTTCAGTCGGTCGTATTTCTGACTATCACCATCACGTGGAGAAGAGAACGGAGTGAAAACAATGAACACAAGACATCAGAGCTTTGCACGGATTGTAAGGATCTGCTACCACATTATGATTACAATGGCATAGCAAGTAAAGTTGAAAAGCTCCGGAAATCTCAAGACTCGCGCTGTTGTGGAGGGACGGGGGAGATTATTCGACTGGCAGCACAGAAG GAAACAACAGATATGTTCTTCAACCGTATCCGCTATA TGGTGACAGAGGCTGTATATCAGATGTGTGACTCGTACGTAGAGCAGACTCCTTACGTGCGTGCAGTTGAAATAACAAGATACATTGCTGTTGGAG CCGTGTATCAACTGCTATGGAACAAAAACGGTAGGACGGTGACTCAGCCGAGCATTCATCACATCACACACTTGCAGGACGAGGGTGAAATATTCATCCGTCGTGCTGGTTTGTACAAGGTGACAAGTCAACTCGTCATAGATACCAATGGAACAATCAGTGATCGTATATTTTCACACTTCATTTACGTTCTGTCACACAAATATGGTACTCGGCGTATTCTCGGTGAACGAAAGTCGTCGCTTTTGGACCGTCAAAATACGATAAGCATTTTATCTGCAGTATTCAACCTTGACCTACACGACCGGCTCTCTGTTGCCATAACGAATCCAGTACACATCGATACCCGCAACAATGATAACGTATTCTCTGTCCACTTTGTCGACTCCAAATAG
- the LOC127835311 gene encoding uncharacterized protein LOC127835311 isoform X1, whose product MLCFGMFSLMFTVKVNFHKITEIVSYSLLTATGLQSVVFLTITITWRRERSENNEHKTSELCTDCKDLLPHYDYNGIASKVEKLRKSQDSRCCGGTGEIIRLAAQKETTDMFFNRIRYMVTEAVYQMCDSYVEQTPYVRAVEITRYIAVGAVYQLLWNKNGRTVTQPSIHHITHLQDEGEIFIRRAGLYKVTSQLVIDTNGTISDRIFSHFIYVLSHKYGTRRILGERKSSLLDRQNTISILSAVFNLDLHDRLSVAITNPVHIDTRNNDNVFSVHFVDSK is encoded by the exons ATGTTATGCTTCGGCATGTTCAGCCTGATGTTTACCGTCAAAGTCAACTTTCACAAG ATAACCGAAATCGTGAGCTATAGCCTTCTAACGGCCACAGGTCTTCAGTCGGTCGTATTTCTGACTATCACCATCACGTGGAGAAGAGAACGGAGTGAAAACAATGAACACAAGACATCAGAGCTTTGCACGGATTGTAAGGATCTGCTACCACATTATGATTACAATGGCATAGCAAGTAAAGTTGAAAAGCTCCGGAAATCTCAAGACTCGCGCTGTTGTGGAGGGACGGGGGAGATTATTCGACTGGCAGCACAGAAG GAAACAACAGATATGTTCTTCAACCGTATCCGCTATA TGGTGACAGAGGCTGTATATCAGATGTGTGACTCGTACGTAGAGCAGACTCCTTACGTGCGTGCAGTTGAAATAACAAGATACATTGCTGTTGGAG CCGTGTATCAACTGCTATGGAACAAAAACGGTAGGACGGTGACTCAGCCGAGCATTCATCACATCACACACTTGCAGGACGAGGGTGAAATATTCATCCGTCGTGCTGGTTTGTACAAGGTGACAAGTCAACTCGTCATAGATACCAATGGAACAATCAGTGATCGTATATTTTCACACTTCATTTACGTTCTGTCACACAAATATGGTACTCGGCGTATTCTCGGTGAACGAAAGTCGTCGCTTTTGGACCGTCAAAATACGATAAGCATTTTATCTGCAGTATTCAACCTTGACCTACACGACCGGCTCTCTGTTGCCATAACGAATCCAGTACACATCGATACCCGCAACAATGATAACGTATTCTCTGTCCACTTTGTCGACTCCAAATAG